The Amycolatopsis sp. DG1A-15b genome window below encodes:
- a CDS encoding HAMP domain-containing sensor histidine kinase, producing MTAPRIRSWLAGLRPRLVAAFAVIMILGATTAAGVSYVFARRAILEGVQDQTMLKLRDQIVAYLPTLSLPPSQGTLDAFATALESSNALVVYRDLHSTSGLSIDDVPGDLRHAVATTTNIQFQRIDVQGFPLFFVGVPVQTGSGRPSGLEVYAMTRLTDQQEAIDELARNTFLVSALVLPLAVGVALLAARQVLRPVRALNTAASQLGRGRLDVRLRAKGSDELAQLVTTFNHTAAELERTVGTLRTMEADARRFVADVSHELRTPLAAMNAVTDVLDEDAEQLPPDTAVAARLVSAETRRLTRLVQDLIEISRFDAGRAELRREELDVAAAITDTLAARGWEPGPDLVTDLPPGVTADLDRRRLDIVVANLVGNALRHGAPPVEVALRKERGDLVLTVTDHGPGIPAEVLPKVFDRFTKADSARARSEGSGLGLSIARENARLHGGDIVAANTGTGARFELRLPREAW from the coding sequence GTGACGGCACCGCGGATCCGGTCGTGGCTCGCCGGGCTGCGGCCCCGGCTGGTGGCCGCCTTCGCGGTGATCATGATCCTCGGCGCCACCACCGCGGCGGGCGTGAGTTACGTCTTCGCGCGCCGGGCCATCCTGGAAGGCGTCCAGGACCAGACGATGCTGAAGCTGCGCGACCAGATCGTCGCGTACCTGCCCACGTTGTCGCTGCCACCCTCGCAAGGCACGCTCGACGCTTTCGCGACGGCACTCGAGTCCAGCAACGCCCTCGTCGTCTACCGGGACCTGCACTCGACTTCGGGCCTGTCGATCGACGACGTGCCGGGCGACCTGCGCCACGCCGTGGCCACCACCACCAACATCCAGTTCCAGCGCATCGACGTCCAGGGCTTCCCGCTGTTCTTCGTCGGTGTCCCGGTGCAGACCGGCAGCGGCCGGCCGAGCGGCCTCGAGGTCTACGCGATGACGCGGCTGACCGACCAGCAGGAAGCGATCGACGAACTGGCCCGCAACACCTTTCTGGTCTCCGCGCTCGTCCTGCCGCTCGCGGTCGGGGTCGCGCTGCTCGCGGCCCGGCAGGTGCTGCGGCCGGTGCGCGCGCTGAACACCGCGGCGAGCCAGCTCGGCCGCGGCCGGCTGGACGTGCGGCTGCGCGCCAAGGGGTCCGACGAGCTCGCGCAGCTGGTCACGACGTTCAACCACACCGCCGCCGAGCTGGAGCGCACGGTGGGCACCCTGCGCACGATGGAGGCCGACGCGCGGCGGTTCGTCGCCGACGTCTCCCACGAGCTGCGGACCCCGCTGGCGGCGATGAACGCGGTCACCGACGTCCTCGACGAGGACGCGGAGCAGCTGCCGCCGGACACCGCGGTCGCGGCGCGGCTGGTGTCGGCCGAGACACGGCGGCTGACCCGGCTGGTGCAGGACCTGATCGAGATCTCGCGGTTCGACGCCGGGCGGGCGGAGCTGCGCCGGGAGGAGCTGGACGTCGCCGCGGCGATCACCGACACCCTCGCCGCCCGGGGCTGGGAACCCGGGCCGGACCTGGTCACCGACCTGCCGCCGGGGGTCACCGCGGACCTCGACCGGCGGCGGCTCGACATCGTCGTGGCGAACCTGGTCGGCAACGCGCTGCGGCACGGCGCGCCGCCGGTCGAGGTGGCGCTGCGGAAGGAGCGCGGTGACCTCGTGCTGACCGTCACCGATCACGGTCCGGGGATCCCCGCCGAAGTGCTGCCGAAGGTTTTCGACCGCTTCACCAAGGCCGATTCCGCCCGCGCCCGGTCCGAGGGCAGCGGCCTCGGGCTGTCCATCGCGCGGGAGAACGCGCGGCTGCACGGCGGCGACATCGTCGCGGCCAACACCGGCACCGGCGCCCGGTTCGAGCTCCGCCTGCCCCGGGAGGCCTGGTGA
- a CDS encoding response regulator transcription factor, with the protein MAEVLVVEDDAAVREGLQLALRRQGHVVHTAESGELGIEVLVRHRPDLVVLDLMLPGMDGFETCRRMRAAGPVPIIMLTARSDDFDVVAGLEAGADDYVAKPVEPRVLDARIRAVLRRAAVERPDGPAAAEERHGDLVIDRAALEVTKRGAPVSLTPTELKLLLELSRTPGQVYSRQQILSAVWDHDYLGDSRLVDACVQRLRAKIEDVPAKPEHVQTVRGFGYRFGRS; encoded by the coding sequence GTGGCCGAGGTACTGGTGGTAGAGGACGACGCGGCGGTGCGGGAGGGGCTGCAGCTGGCCCTGCGCAGGCAGGGGCACGTGGTGCACACCGCGGAATCGGGCGAGCTCGGCATCGAGGTGCTCGTGCGGCACCGGCCCGACCTCGTGGTGCTCGACCTGATGCTGCCCGGCATGGACGGCTTCGAGACCTGCCGCCGGATGCGTGCGGCCGGCCCGGTCCCGATCATCATGCTCACCGCGCGCAGCGACGACTTCGACGTCGTGGCCGGGCTCGAAGCGGGCGCGGACGACTACGTCGCCAAGCCGGTCGAGCCGCGGGTGCTGGACGCGCGGATCCGGGCGGTCCTGCGCCGGGCGGCCGTCGAACGGCCGGACGGGCCGGCGGCGGCCGAAGAACGGCACGGCGACCTGGTGATCGACCGGGCCGCGCTCGAGGTGACCAAGCGCGGCGCGCCGGTGTCGCTGACCCCCACCGAGCTGAAGCTGCTGCTGGAGCTCTCGCGCACGCCCGGGCAGGTGTACAGCCGCCAGCAGATCCTCTCCGCCGTGTGGGACCACGACTACCTCGGGGACTCCCGGCTCGTCGACGCCTGCGTGCAGCGGCTGCGCGCGAAGATCGAGGACGTGCCGGCGAAACCGGAGCACGTGCAGACGGTCCGGGGGTTCGGCTACCGGTTCGGCCGGTCGTGA
- a CDS encoding phosphatase PAP2 family protein encodes MILTDAPSATRPPRPALVTRAASRTAVLAAGAAGFALAFVAAYLLFVRTEAGRGVENGVVRSAQSAGTTVDWAAPLREADLVVVLGGVAVLIVAIAVVRRRLALGVMALVLLAAPLVVAQLLKLYVLDRPSTGDRFGVASHNSFPSGHVSAAMAVLVALAIVLPRRFRLTALVTGGMGVAWVSAAAVALGWHRLSDTVGGCLLVAAVTCAGAAVVSARRPDGDRVPLVPVLTGFLAPPALVLAGYAVLATATSGAAQFVAALVLAAMSSMAVVLLLTGPLRRVAFDPAESRVRRLRRA; translated from the coding sequence GTGATCCTCACCGACGCACCCTCCGCGACCCGCCCGCCCCGCCCCGCGCTCGTGACCCGGGCCGCGTCCCGCACGGCGGTCCTGGCGGCGGGCGCGGCCGGGTTCGCCCTCGCGTTCGTCGCGGCCTACCTGCTGTTCGTCCGCACGGAGGCGGGCCGCGGCGTCGAGAACGGCGTCGTTCGCAGTGCCCAGTCGGCCGGAACCACGGTGGACTGGGCGGCCCCGCTGCGGGAGGCCGACCTGGTGGTGGTGCTCGGCGGGGTGGCGGTCCTGATCGTGGCGATCGCCGTGGTGCGGCGGCGGCTGGCCCTCGGCGTGATGGCGCTGGTGCTGCTGGCCGCGCCGCTGGTGGTGGCGCAGCTGCTCAAGCTGTACGTCCTGGACCGCCCGAGCACCGGCGACCGCTTCGGCGTGGCGAGCCACAACAGCTTCCCGAGCGGGCACGTCAGCGCGGCGATGGCCGTGCTGGTGGCGCTCGCGATCGTCCTGCCCCGGCGGTTCCGGCTGACGGCCCTGGTGACGGGCGGCATGGGCGTCGCCTGGGTCTCGGCGGCCGCGGTGGCCTTGGGCTGGCACCGGTTGAGCGACACCGTCGGCGGCTGCTTGCTGGTCGCGGCGGTCACCTGCGCCGGGGCGGCGGTGGTGTCCGCCCGCCGCCCCGACGGTGACCGGGTGCCGCTGGTCCCGGTGCTGACCGGCTTCCTGGCCCCGCCGGCACTGGTGCTGGCCGGCTACGCGGTCCTGGCGACGGCGACGTCGGGCGCGGCCCAGTTCGTGGCGGCGCTGGTGCTGGCGGCGATGTCGTCGATGGCGGTGGTGCTGCTGCTGACGGGACCGTTGCGCCGGGTGGCGTTCGACCCGGCCGAGTCCCGGGTCCGCCGCCTCCGCCGCGCGTGA
- a CDS encoding IS630 family transposase, with product MPSSGLVISCEDRAVLESWTRSRAIRASHVERARIVLAVADGHGTAGTARLYGVSRPTVIKWRDRFAERGLAGLDDEPRPGRPKTVDDAGIIAATLEPPPEALAVTHWSSRLLGRHLGVGDATVARAWRRYHVQPWRQETFKFSTDPELEAKVRDVVGLYLNPPEKAVVLCVDEKSQIQALNRTAPMLPLRPGLPEKATHDYKRNGTTTLFAALETATGKVTDQCYDRHGKAEFLDFLKKVAKAYPRRELHVVLDNYHTHKHADIKNWLARNPRITLHFTPTSGSWLNLVEVFFGIITRQAIRRGSFDNVKQLVTAIRAFINGWNDRCHPFTWTKTADEILPHATRQRTSDARH from the coding sequence ATGCCTTCGTCGGGTTTGGTGATCAGTTGCGAGGACCGGGCGGTGTTGGAGTCGTGGACACGGTCGCGGGCGATCCGGGCCAGTCATGTCGAGCGGGCCCGGATCGTGCTGGCGGTCGCGGACGGGCATGGAACGGCGGGCACGGCTCGGCTGTACGGGGTTTCTCGTCCGACGGTGATCAAGTGGCGTGACCGGTTCGCCGAGCGTGGCTTGGCGGGGTTGGATGACGAGCCTCGGCCCGGGCGACCGAAGACCGTGGACGATGCCGGGATCATCGCGGCCACCCTCGAGCCGCCGCCGGAGGCATTGGCGGTCACGCATTGGTCAAGCCGGCTTTTGGGCCGCCACCTGGGTGTCGGCGACGCGACCGTGGCCAGGGCGTGGCGCAGATATCACGTGCAGCCGTGGCGGCAGGAGACGTTCAAGTTCTCCACCGACCCGGAACTGGAAGCCAAGGTCCGGGACGTGGTCGGGCTGTACCTGAACCCGCCCGAGAAAGCGGTGGTGCTGTGCGTGGACGAGAAGTCCCAGATCCAGGCGCTCAACCGCACCGCGCCGATGCTGCCGCTGCGCCCGGGGCTGCCGGAGAAAGCCACCCACGACTACAAACGCAACGGGACCACGACCTTGTTCGCAGCACTGGAGACGGCGACGGGGAAAGTCACCGACCAGTGCTACGACCGCCACGGCAAAGCCGAGTTCCTCGACTTCCTCAAGAAGGTCGCCAAGGCCTACCCGCGCCGCGAACTACACGTCGTGCTGGACAACTACCACACCCACAAGCACGCCGACATCAAGAATTGGCTGGCCAGGAACCCGAGGATCACGCTGCACTTCACGCCCACCTCGGGCTCCTGGCTGAACCTGGTCGAAGTCTTCTTCGGCATCATCACCCGCCAGGCCATCCGCCGCGGATCCTTCGACAACGTCAAACAGCTCGTCACCGCGATCCGGGCCTTCATCAACGGCTGGAACGACCGCTGCCACCCGTTCACCTGGACCAAGACCGCCGACGAGATCCTGCCCCACGCCACCCGGCAACGAACTTCAGACGCGCGACACTAG
- a CDS encoding antitoxin: protein MPLMKKLTMLAGAAGAARAYAKKNPEKVNQAVGKAAKFVDDKTKGKYHQQIAGAVRKVNSVTGQPGHPGTATGR, encoded by the coding sequence GTGCCTCTGATGAAGAAGCTGACCATGCTGGCCGGCGCCGCCGGGGCGGCCCGCGCGTACGCCAAGAAGAACCCCGAAAAGGTGAACCAGGCCGTCGGCAAGGCCGCGAAGTTCGTCGACGACAAGACCAAGGGCAAGTACCACCAGCAGATCGCCGGCGCGGTCCGCAAGGTCAACTCGGTGACCGGACAGCCGGGCCACCCGGGGACGGCCACCGGCCGGTAA
- a CDS encoding DUF664 domain-containing protein, protein MNVADLLVEGFSRVQGTVHAAVGGLTAAQLGTRPDDEANSIAWLVWHLSRVQDDHVADVAGTEQVWTGQDWLARFGLPFPAGDTGYGHRPADVEAVRVDEPDLLTGYYDAVHEQTVRFVTGLGEPDLDRIVDEAWDPPVSLGVRLISVLDDDIQHAGQAMYVRGLLERQSS, encoded by the coding sequence ATGAACGTGGCCGATCTGCTCGTCGAGGGGTTCAGCCGGGTCCAGGGCACGGTGCACGCGGCGGTGGGGGGACTCACCGCCGCGCAGCTCGGGACCCGGCCGGACGACGAGGCCAACTCGATCGCCTGGCTGGTGTGGCACCTGAGCCGGGTCCAGGACGACCACGTCGCCGACGTGGCCGGGACGGAGCAGGTGTGGACCGGCCAGGACTGGCTCGCCCGGTTCGGCCTCCCGTTCCCGGCCGGTGACACCGGCTACGGCCACCGCCCGGCCGACGTCGAGGCGGTCCGCGTCGACGAACCGGACCTGCTCACCGGCTACTACGACGCCGTGCACGAGCAGACCGTCCGGTTCGTCACCGGCCTCGGCGAGCCGGACCTCGACCGGATCGTCGACGAGGCCTGGGACCCGCCGGTGTCGCTGGGCGTGCGCCTGATCAGCGTCCTCGACGACGACATCCAGCACGCCGGGCAGGCGATGTACGTCCGCGGCCTGCTGGAGCGTCAGTCTTCGTAG
- a CDS encoding SDR family oxidoreductase — MSTPTESRVAIVTGGSRGIGRQVAERLAADGMAVVVNYAGNEKEATATVEAIGARGGRAIAVRADVADPAAVAELFDTAERTYGGVDVVAHLAGVMNPPTPIADTDFDVLDRVHRTNIRGTFAVAQQAARRVRDGGAVITTSTSVLGLNLPGYGVYNATKGAVEAITMILARELRGRDITVNTVAPGPTATALFLDGKDEETIARMAKQPPLERLGQPEDIAEVVAFLAGPARWVNGQVLRANGGIV; from the coding sequence ATGAGCACCCCCACCGAGTCCCGCGTCGCGATCGTCACCGGCGGCTCCCGCGGCATCGGCCGCCAGGTCGCCGAGCGCCTGGCCGCCGACGGCATGGCGGTCGTCGTCAACTACGCGGGCAACGAGAAGGAGGCCACGGCCACCGTCGAGGCCATCGGCGCGCGCGGTGGCCGGGCGATCGCGGTCCGCGCCGACGTGGCCGACCCGGCCGCGGTCGCGGAGCTGTTCGACACCGCGGAACGCACGTACGGCGGCGTGGACGTCGTCGCCCACCTGGCCGGCGTGATGAACCCGCCGACCCCGATCGCCGACACCGACTTCGACGTCCTCGACCGCGTGCACCGCACCAACATCCGCGGCACGTTCGCGGTGGCCCAGCAGGCCGCGCGGCGGGTGCGCGACGGCGGCGCGGTGATCACCACCTCGACGTCGGTGCTCGGGCTGAACCTGCCCGGCTACGGCGTCTACAACGCGACGAAGGGCGCGGTCGAAGCGATCACCATGATCCTGGCCCGCGAGCTGCGCGGCCGCGACATCACCGTGAACACGGTCGCGCCCGGCCCGACCGCGACCGCGCTGTTCCTCGACGGCAAGGACGAGGAGACCATCGCCCGGATGGCCAAGCAGCCGCCGCTCGAGCGGCTCGGGCAGCCGGAGGACATCGCCGAGGTGGTCGCGTTCCTCGCCGGCCCGGCGCGCTGGGTGAACGGCCAGGTGCTGCGCGCGAACGGCGGCATCGTCTAG
- a CDS encoding NAD(P)H-dependent oxidoreductase encodes MSEAPIRVAVIVGSVREGRFGPVVADWLAGVAEAHGGFEVDVVDLAEPDLPLVMPTFGAAPSATVVAEVAKVAPRLEAADAFVVVTPEYNHSYPASLKNAIDWHRPEWRAKPVAFVSYGGISGGLRAVEHLRAVFAELHAVTIRETVSFHGAQARFGDDGVPNDAAAGVAAKAMLDQLGWWARSLTEARAARPYPG; translated from the coding sequence GTGTCGGAAGCGCCGATCCGGGTCGCGGTGATCGTGGGAAGTGTCCGGGAAGGACGGTTCGGGCCGGTGGTGGCGGACTGGCTCGCCGGCGTCGCGGAGGCGCACGGCGGCTTCGAAGTCGACGTCGTCGACCTCGCCGAACCCGATCTCCCGCTCGTGATGCCGACCTTCGGCGCCGCGCCGTCCGCGACGGTCGTCGCCGAAGTCGCGAAGGTGGCTCCGCGGCTCGAAGCCGCCGACGCCTTCGTCGTCGTCACCCCGGAGTACAACCACAGCTACCCCGCTTCGCTCAAGAACGCCATCGACTGGCACCGGCCCGAGTGGCGGGCCAAGCCGGTCGCTTTCGTGTCCTACGGCGGGATTTCGGGCGGGCTGCGCGCGGTCGAGCACCTGCGGGCGGTCTTCGCCGAGCTGCACGCGGTGACCATCCGCGAGACGGTCAGCTTCCACGGCGCCCAGGCGCGGTTTGGGGACGACGGCGTGCCGAACGACGCCGCGGCGGGCGTCGCGGCGAAGGCGATGCTCGACCAGCTGGGCTGGTGGGCCCGGTCGCTGACCGAGGCCCGCGCGGCGCGGCCCTACCCCGGCTGA
- a CDS encoding DUF6314 family protein produces the protein MQYWPVPDLSAYFAGVWRLDREIRTADGDPAGEVTGTATFTEAGGVLVYHEEGRLRLGGHTGPVTRTLHYRPAGPGRASVHFDHGGFFHDLDLREGHWTADHPCRADLYRGEYRVTGAARWRQEWAMRGPAKDHVIVSRFTR, from the coding sequence GTGCAGTACTGGCCGGTTCCCGATCTCTCCGCGTATTTCGCCGGTGTCTGGCGCCTCGACCGGGAAATCCGTACCGCGGACGGCGACCCGGCGGGCGAGGTGACCGGGACGGCCACCTTCACCGAGGCCGGCGGCGTCCTCGTCTACCACGAGGAGGGCCGGCTGCGGCTCGGCGGCCACACCGGACCGGTCACCCGGACCCTGCACTACCGCCCGGCAGGTCCCGGCCGGGCGTCGGTCCACTTCGACCACGGCGGTTTCTTCCACGACCTCGACCTGCGCGAAGGCCACTGGACGGCGGACCACCCCTGCCGAGCCGACCTTTACCGCGGCGAGTACCGCGTGACCGGCGCCGCGCGGTGGCGGCAGGAGTGGGCCATGCGCGGGCCGGCGAAGGACCACGTCATCGTCAGCCGGTTCACCCGCTAG
- the recQ gene encoding DNA helicase RecQ, translating into MAETDLAPASDALETLRRVFGYDSFRGEQAAIVEHVIAGGDALVLMPTGGGKSLCYQIPALVRPGVGVVVSPLIALMQDQVDALRNAGVRAGFLNSTQDYAARQEVETAFLNGELDLLYLAPERLSVESTVRLLDRGKISLFAIDEAHCVAQWGHDFRPDYLRLSALHERWPDVPRIALTATATEATHQEIAARLNLGEARHFVASFDRPNIQYRIVGKNSPQRQLLELLRTEHAGDAGIVYCLSRNSVEKTAEFLVQNGIPAVPYHAGLDARTRAKHQSRFLREDGLIVVATIAFGMGIDKPDVRFVAHLDLPKSVEGYYQETGRAGRDGLPSTAWLAYGLQDVVQQRKMIDTSEGDEAHRRRLGAHLNAMLALCETVECRRVQILNYFGQQAGPCGNCDTCLNPPEKWDGTIPAQKLLSTVVRLRNERRQKFGAGQVIDILLGKSTPKVTQFQHDTLKTFGIGTELREPEWRAVVRQLLAQGLLAVEGDYGSLVLTETSAEVLGGDRQVLLRREPERAAAAKVRTARKTAAAVEMPAEAAPLFERLRAWRAGVAKEQGVPAYVVFHDATLRQIATQRPASLADLGTVSGVGENKLAKYGEGLLEVLTAG; encoded by the coding sequence GTGGCAGAGACCGACCTCGCACCCGCGTCCGACGCGCTGGAGACCCTCCGGCGCGTGTTCGGCTACGACAGCTTCCGCGGCGAACAGGCGGCGATCGTCGAGCACGTGATCGCCGGCGGCGACGCGCTCGTGCTGATGCCCACCGGCGGCGGGAAGTCGTTGTGCTACCAGATTCCCGCGCTCGTGCGGCCCGGCGTGGGCGTGGTGGTCTCGCCGCTGATCGCGCTGATGCAGGACCAGGTCGACGCGCTGCGCAACGCCGGTGTCCGCGCCGGTTTCCTCAACTCCACCCAGGACTACGCGGCGCGGCAGGAGGTGGAGACGGCGTTCCTGAACGGCGAGCTCGACCTGCTCTACCTGGCGCCGGAACGGCTTTCGGTCGAATCCACCGTGCGGCTGCTCGACCGCGGCAAGATCTCGCTGTTCGCGATCGACGAAGCGCACTGCGTCGCCCAGTGGGGCCACGACTTCCGGCCCGACTACCTCCGGCTCTCGGCGCTGCACGAGCGGTGGCCGGACGTGCCGCGGATCGCGCTGACCGCCACCGCGACCGAGGCCACGCACCAGGAGATCGCCGCCCGGCTGAACCTCGGCGAGGCGCGGCACTTCGTCGCGAGCTTCGACCGGCCGAACATCCAGTACCGGATCGTCGGCAAGAACTCGCCGCAGCGGCAGCTGCTGGAGCTGCTGCGCACCGAGCACGCCGGTGACGCGGGAATCGTCTACTGCCTGTCCCGGAACTCGGTGGAGAAGACCGCGGAGTTCCTGGTGCAGAACGGGATTCCGGCGGTGCCCTACCACGCGGGGCTCGACGCGCGCACCCGCGCGAAGCACCAGTCGCGGTTCCTGCGCGAGGACGGGCTGATCGTGGTCGCGACGATCGCGTTCGGGATGGGCATCGACAAACCGGACGTCCGGTTCGTCGCGCACCTCGACCTGCCGAAGTCGGTCGAGGGCTACTACCAGGAGACCGGCCGCGCCGGGCGTGACGGCCTGCCGTCGACCGCCTGGCTCGCGTACGGGCTGCAGGACGTCGTCCAGCAGCGCAAGATGATCGACACGTCCGAGGGTGACGAGGCCCACCGGCGGCGGCTGGGCGCGCACCTGAACGCGATGCTCGCGCTGTGCGAGACGGTCGAGTGCCGCCGCGTGCAGATCCTCAACTACTTCGGGCAGCAGGCCGGCCCCTGCGGCAACTGCGACACGTGCCTGAACCCGCCGGAGAAGTGGGACGGCACGATCCCGGCGCAGAAACTGCTGTCGACCGTCGTGCGGCTGCGCAACGAGCGGCGCCAGAAGTTCGGCGCCGGCCAGGTCATCGACATCCTGCTCGGCAAGTCCACGCCCAAGGTCACGCAGTTCCAGCACGACACGCTCAAGACGTTCGGCATCGGCACCGAGCTGCGCGAGCCGGAGTGGCGGGCGGTGGTGCGGCAGCTGCTCGCCCAGGGCCTGCTCGCCGTCGAAGGCGACTACGGCTCGCTCGTGCTCACCGAGACGAGCGCGGAGGTGCTGGGCGGCGATCGCCAGGTGCTGCTGCGCCGCGAACCCGAGCGGGCGGCCGCCGCGAAGGTCCGTACGGCGCGGAAGACCGCCGCCGCGGTGGAGATGCCCGCGGAGGCGGCCCCGCTGTTCGAACGCCTGCGGGCTTGGCGGGCCGGCGTCGCGAAGGAACAGGGCGTGCCCGCCTACGTCGTCTTCCACGACGCGACCCTGCGCCAGATCGCCACGCAACGACCGGCGTCGCTGGCGGATCTGGGCACGGTCAGCGGCGTCGGGGAGAACAAGCTCGCCAAGTACGGCGAGGGACTCCTGGAGGTCCTGACCGCCGGATGA
- the soxR gene encoding redox-sensitive transcriptional activator SoxR, whose protein sequence is MVNATTRTLPDLTVGELSRRSGVPASALRFYEDEGLIRSRRTAGNQRRYRRDTLRRVTFIRMSQRVGMPLSKIREVLGLLSDDRTPTRTDWARISRCWQDDLTARIRQLEQLRDQLDDCVGCGCMSLAKCRLANPGDRLGADGPGPQRLADHRGDGYED, encoded by the coding sequence ATGGTGAACGCCACGACCCGGACACTGCCCGACCTGACGGTCGGCGAACTCTCCCGGCGCAGCGGGGTGCCCGCGTCGGCCCTGCGGTTCTACGAAGACGAAGGCCTCATCCGCAGCCGCCGCACCGCGGGAAACCAGCGGCGCTACCGCCGGGACACGCTGCGGCGGGTGACGTTCATCCGGATGTCCCAGCGGGTCGGCATGCCGCTGTCGAAGATCCGGGAAGTGCTCGGCCTGCTGTCCGACGACCGCACGCCCACCCGCACCGACTGGGCCCGGATCTCCCGCTGCTGGCAGGACGACCTCACCGCGCGGATCCGGCAGCTGGAACAGCTGCGCGACCAGCTGGACGACTGCGTCGGCTGCGGCTGCATGTCACTGGCCAAGTGCCGGCTCGCCAACCCGGGCGACCGGCTCGGCGCCGACGGCCCCGGGCCGCAGCGCCTCGCCGACCACCGCGGGGACGGCTACGAAGACTGA
- a CDS encoding pyridoxal-dependent decarboxylase — protein sequence MDPRLADDLHALPDLLDAASKFAAEALAGLDRRAAAVPPRAVEPAPLPAGGAGARGALDEFARRWEPGFAAGAGPRYLGFVTGGATPASLAGDWLTAAYDQNPASGMDSSAQDLERETVGWLAELFGLGTEFSGAFVTGATMSTVTGLAIAREWLGERAGVVVSTEGAAALGPVTVLSGSPHSSVLKALSFLGMGRSALRKVPVLPGREAVDVAKLAEALETLDGPAVVVANAGTVNTVDFDDLRAIAALKQRYGFWLHVDAAFGGFAALVPEHAALTAGLDQADSVVVDLHKWLNVPYDSAVQFTRRRDLQLRVFSNNAAYLGEIGENPDFLHLTPENSRRLRALPAWFSLVAYGRAGHREIVERCVALARDLGARIDGSPHWHLLAPVRLNVVCFTPAGEVTQDRIDTLVRDIAEDGTTFLTPTVYDGRPALRAAFSNWRTTGTDVDRVFAVLERLAAGSS from the coding sequence ATGGACCCGAGGCTCGCCGATGACCTGCACGCCCTGCCCGATCTCCTCGACGCCGCAAGCAAATTCGCGGCCGAGGCGCTCGCCGGGCTGGACCGCCGGGCGGCGGCCGTCCCGCCCCGCGCCGTGGAGCCGGCGCCCCTGCCGGCCGGCGGCGCGGGTGCGCGGGGTGCGCTGGACGAGTTCGCGCGGCGCTGGGAACCCGGCTTCGCCGCCGGTGCCGGCCCGCGGTACCTCGGCTTCGTGACCGGCGGTGCCACCCCGGCCTCCCTGGCCGGCGACTGGCTCACCGCCGCCTACGACCAGAATCCCGCCAGTGGCATGGACTCCTCGGCGCAGGACCTGGAACGCGAGACCGTCGGCTGGCTGGCCGAGCTGTTCGGGCTGGGCACGGAGTTCTCCGGGGCGTTCGTCACCGGCGCCACGATGTCCACGGTCACCGGTCTGGCCATCGCCCGCGAATGGCTCGGCGAACGGGCCGGGGTGGTCGTCTCCACCGAAGGCGCCGCGGCGCTCGGTCCCGTCACCGTGCTGTCCGGTTCGCCGCACTCGAGCGTGCTGAAGGCGTTGTCGTTCCTCGGGATGGGCCGTTCCGCCCTGCGGAAGGTGCCGGTGCTCCCAGGCCGCGAAGCCGTCGACGTCGCGAAGCTCGCCGAAGCGCTCGAGACGCTCGACGGCCCCGCCGTCGTCGTCGCGAACGCGGGGACGGTCAACACCGTCGACTTCGACGACCTGCGGGCGATCGCCGCCCTCAAGCAGCGGTACGGCTTCTGGCTGCACGTCGACGCCGCGTTCGGCGGGTTCGCCGCGCTGGTCCCGGAACACGCGGCGCTCACCGCCGGCCTCGACCAGGCCGATTCGGTGGTCGTCGACCTGCACAAGTGGCTCAACGTGCCCTACGACTCGGCCGTCCAGTTCACCCGCCGCCGCGACCTGCAGCTGCGCGTGTTCAGCAACAACGCGGCCTACCTCGGCGAGATCGGCGAGAACCCGGACTTCCTGCACCTGACACCGGAGAACTCCCGCCGGCTGCGGGCGCTCCCGGCTTGGTTCTCGCTCGTGGCGTACGGCCGCGCCGGCCACCGCGAGATCGTCGAGCGCTGCGTAGCGCTGGCCCGCGACCTGGGCGCGCGGATCGACGGCTCGCCGCACTGGCACCTCCTGGCGCCGGTGCGGCTCAACGTCGTCTGCTTCACCCCGGCCGGCGAGGTCACGCAGGACCGGATCGACACGCTCGTGCGCGACATCGCCGAAGACGGGACGACGTTCCTCACCCCGACGGTGTACGACGGCCGCCCGGCGTTGCGCGCCGCGTTCAGCAACTGGCGGACGACCGGGACCGACGTCGACCGGGTCTTCGCCGTGCTGGAGCGCCTGGCCGCCGGCTCGTCATGA